The following are encoded in a window of Magnolia sinica isolate HGM2019 chromosome 11, MsV1, whole genome shotgun sequence genomic DNA:
- the LOC131219201 gene encoding uncharacterized protein LOC131219201, with product MGTKVQCKSYLPGYYPMRDLNLNANNGSWSLSYEEKILKSGQYYNYFSSTPMDGSEYDKEALKKTMLKHEVTFRNQVHELHRLYRIQRDLMNELHNKELNKYSALFETSQPDPFSSQIPFGDTQNIWKMPTLPGAKFSCSWPSLLGADNKQSPLNFAKDIQMHTGLSPTKNRVNAKDNELLDSKLKKVTRTFDLQLPATDYIFSEDGEAIQEEKGRELPLAAMHSPSGQCGVEHESDVNLSLGSGGDPSYKVDDWRPNSHLHGGHIHCVADLNKPIQGMCSEEAEASASVSFLGFMCHRAETQGKQVPSVQNLGIFGRSNDSLQDNQKSEDCSSFSNFLHGENGTKHEQLSYCLEAGKCRSKSNSFSPVLCHEQSPTSTKSIQTELKKAHELPALPLADKSKREASFIENATCSIQIPRSPRLNISNHSAPVTPQIPTRFSDVSSTDDVNAASPLVSSWKQPANRIIRVPVAAQALPCINGSAALNVQTKSSNPSIQSPRHNWDLNSNLSLHPSFGSEVCYQNGFNNGSSSESNVPHVVPLIGFEKLNPDVGDCSAYNPVEGGVPGKILTGLHFQDVKSANDINLNVCLPNGFREEVDHRSDHVLIGGERKHRDSRMSWLRTRPVCNESRSLGDGAAQMDLGFIEACSGLLSSQDAKIQLLECENKTEKGPVFLKDFSSTLHTEDGETCKTDQAESPSNKNIGFPALSKSSNFEGQHAFSSSSMPCRIQSEINDAEKSVRVGLLHADIACDLPLHDSEKQIHAENPVTHKGIDSNRTMGSTDREINLNSRVDMLDISFTSTNDSEFSTSVSGAPLVDIAVAIDLETPILPDTFEFTPPTPPRGPVAANKQVTSTQPKQCEMEGPKNLLARTAAEAIVAMSSEIRNQSDDAGCHTSPDDLMDPLRWFSEVVFSNTSDLDGKAGSSRGMSDADKEASDDEGIDFFEAMTLKLVETKVEDEYLCNKLQQEHDNQDDDSGIPPLLSRPRRRQTRRRRQRMDFQKDILPGLVSLSRHEVTEDLQLLEGLMRALGCSWQSGLSRKNTVRNGWHCRGRGRRQPRGLAAAARMGKLVGQPPWQPSHGEVERKGISLQGWGKTTRRCHRRQRLPMADAI from the exons ATGGGAACAAAAGTACAGTGCAAGAGCTACTTGCCTGGATATTACCCCATGAGGGATCTTAATTTGAACGCTAACAATGGTAGCTGGTCTCTGTCTTACGAAGAGAAAATATTGAAGAGTGGCCAATACTATAACTATTTCTCATCAACGCCTATGGATGGATCAGAGTATGATAAGGAAGCACTAAAGAAGACGATGCTCAAGCATGAAGTTACATTCAGGAATCAG GTACATGAATTACACCGTCTTTATAGAATACAAAGGGATTTGATGAATGAGCTTCATAATAAAGAACTGAACAAATATTCTGCACTATTTGAGACATCACAACCAGATCCATTTTCATCTCAAATACCATTTGGAGATACCCAAAACATATGGAAAATGCCTACCTTACCAGGGGCAAAGTTCAGTTGCAGCTGGCCATCTTTGTTGGGCGCTGACAACAAACAATCTCCGCTCAACTTTGCAAAGGATATCCAAATGCATACAGGCTTAAGTCCAACAAAAAACAGAGTTAATGCAAAGGACAATGAATTGCTGGACTCCAAACTCAAGAAGGTTACGAGAACATTTGACCTACAACTTCCGGCCACTGATTACATTTTCAGTGAAGATGGGGAAGCAATCCAAGAGGAAAAGGGTCGTGAGTTGCCTTTGGCTGCAATGCATTCTCCCAGTGGACAATGTGGCGTTGAACATGAGAGTGATGTGAACCTGTCTCTTGGCAGTGGTGGGGATCCTAGTTACAAGGTAGATGATTGGAGACCGAATTCACATTTGCATGGTGGCCACATCCACTGTGTGGCAGACTTGAATAAACCCATCCAAGGAATGTGCAGTGAGGAAGCAGAAGCTTCAGCTTCAGTCAGTTTTCTAGGCTTCATGTGCCACCGTGCAGAGACTCAAGGGAAACAAGTGCCTTCAGTACAGAATTTAGGTATTTTTGGTCGGTCAAATGATTCATTGCAGGATAACCAGAAAAGTGAAGATTGCAGTAGTTTCTCAAACTTTTTGCATGGAGAGAATGGGACTAAACATGAACAGCTATCCTACTGTCTTGAAGCTG GGAAATGTAGAAGCAAATCAAATTCCTTTTCTCCAGTTCTCTGTCATGAGCAATCACCAACATCAACCAAATCGATACAAACTGAGCTTAAGAAAGCTCATGAACTTCCAGCATTACCTTTGGCAGATAAGAGTAAAAGAGAAGCATCATTTATAGAAAATGCAACATGCAGTATACAGATCCCTAGAAGTCCTCGTCTCAACATCTCTAACCATTCAGCACCAGTGACTCCTCAAATACCTACTCGCTTTTCAGATGTTTCTTCCACTGATGATGTCAATGCTGCATCTCCCCTGGTTTCGTCTTGGAAACAACCAGCGAACCGCATAATCCGTGTTCCTGTAGCAGCTCAGGCACTTCCTTGTATTAATGGGTCTGCTGCATTGAATGTGCAGACCAAGAGTTCTAACCCCTCTATTCAAAGTCCCAGACATAATTGGGACCTCAACAGCAATTTGAGCTTGCACCCAAGTTTCGGAAGTGAAGTATGCTACCAGaatggtttcaacaatgggtcCTCCTCAGAATCTAATGTGCCCCATGTAGTACCTTTGATCGGCTTTGAAAAGCTGAACCCAGATGTTGGTGATTGTTCAGCTTACAACCCCGTTGAGGGTGGTGTGCCTGGAAAGATATTAACGGGTTTGCATTTCCAGGACGTGAAGTCTGCAAATGATATAAATTTGAATGTCTGTCTTCCGAATGGCTTCCGAGAGGAAGTTGATCACCGAAGCGATCATGTGCTCATTGGAGGGGAAAGGAAACACAGAGATTCTCGGATGTCGTGGCTTAGAACAAGACCAGTCTGTAACGAATCCAGAAGTCTTGGAGATGGTGCAGCCCAGATGGATCTGGGTTTCATAGAGGCTTGCTCTGGGCTGTTGTCTAGCCAAGATGCAAAGATCCAGCTGCTGGAGTgtgaaaataaaacagaaaaggGTCCagtttttttaaaggatttctCATCAACTTTGCATACTGAGGATGGAGAAACCTGCAAGACTGATCAGGCCGAGAGCCCGAGTAATAAGAACATTGGTTTTCCTGCCCTCAGCAAGTCTTCAAATTTCGAGGGTCAGCATGCTTTTAGCTCATCCTCCATGCCGTGTCGGATCCAATCTGAAATCAATGATGCTgagaagagtgtgagagttggtTTGCTTCATGCAGATATTGCTTGTGATCTTCCACTGCATGACTCAGAAAAGCAGATTCATGCGGAGAATCCGGTCACACATAAGGGGATTGATAGCAATAGAACTATGGGTTCTACAGATCGTGAAATTAATTTGAATTCTAGAGTGGATATGTTGGATATTTCGTTTACATCCACGAATGATTCAGAGTTCTCCACTTCTGTTTCCGGTGCTCCCCTGGTGGATATTGCAGTTGCAATCGATTTGGAGACCCCTATCCTTCCAGACACATTCGAGTTCACCCCTCCCACCCCTCCCAGGGGACCTGTGGCAGCCAACAAACAGGTGACATCTACACAACCGAAGCAATGTGAGATGGAGGGCCCAAAGAATCTACTTGCCAGGACTGCAGCCGAGGCTATTGTTGCCATGTCATCAGAGATACGTAACCAGTCAGATGATGCCGGTTGTCACACCTCACCTGATGATCTGATGGACCCCCTACGTTGGTTCTCGGAGGTGGTTTTCTCAAACACAAGTGATCTTGATGGAAAAGCTGGAAGTTCAAGAGGTATGAGTGATGCTGATAAGGAAGCCTCAGACGATGAAGGGATTGACTTCTTTGAGGCCATGACATTGAAGCTGGTAGAAACCAAGGTGGAGGACGAATACCTTTGTAATAAGCTGCAACAGGAGCATGATAATCAAGATGATGATTCAGGCATCCCTCCATTACTATCCCGACCTCGGAGGCGTCAAACAAGGAGGCGGCGGCAACGGATGGACTTTCAGAAGGACATCCTGCCGGGTCTTGTATCTTTGTCAAGGCATGAGGTGACTGAAGATCTCCAATTGCTAGAAGGGCTGATGAGAGCTTTGGGTTGCTCTTGGCAAAGTGGGCTCTCAAGGAAAAACACGGTTAGAAATGGATGGCATTGTCGGGGAAGGGGTAGGAGGCAGCCAAGAGGTTTGGCTGCTGCGGCTCGGATGGGGAAATTGGTGGGCCAACCCCCATGGCAACCTAGTCATGGTGAAGTGGAACGCAAAGGGATAAGCCTACAAGGGTGGGGGAAGACAACAAGGCGTTGTCATCGGAGGCAGAGGTTACCGATGGCTGATGCTATATGA